A section of the Gavia stellata isolate bGavSte3 unplaced genomic scaffold, bGavSte3.hap2 HAP2_SCAFFOLD_154, whole genome shotgun sequence genome encodes:
- the LOC132321609 gene encoding maestro heat-like repeat-containing protein family member 2B, whose protein sequence is MTLCPCFGSQSRPAHPENGGRAKKAVPKAVTTFVASGASLLKRLQDHEGDRVETYRELESFLQGDDGSLQSGVVNRLIAEVSSDMRAAQGVTDDVKMAASDVLVALARSHFHFVMSELQSHLKAMGKVPDEIVLLTLGKMARSYALRCIPFVGMTLLALRAMLSQVGSGRILRAVCSVLEQWSKGVNTYFGSREQCPFPRNGEAQLCEDIYPVFRYALVNWLGCEEEEDKQAVLRAVAAMMEVLLREEQHREHAWEQLLWLLHQSEEVRDTSRVNKTLFPQLPDVTKEPGLAPKAELPHCIALQARICPEETGMFLHSPESGGSKAGRVAALGLLGALAHSDAPAVREKLPQVVEAMGSVCNDPSAQVRRAVLEFIRELLSSGSQSCWAWDVVGHVFNEFSRTSGRLVAGGLFAWVTPEEGALRALCVDILGSLDVSLRGMTKLLWPRLLQYVVPAQYSGMLIPLSRCLRALVERRESAGCEEDEEEPDAVDSQERARLPAPQALLARLLVVAAAPHKSGEHAVAALQLLQALHGRIHRALGVVWATEIPLLLQYLEGKTKRSLDSAEWEHCVLKFLRASLEPIEDRAWTMGLSQELSQQLGSSAPGSWEKLFLYKALGTVLAACQDLRHVQGQVLRFLQETSFVQLSEAQGMISVVSHTAESHFHLVLDTVTMFSAAFTRSWFYRTSMGWKKGSRQLLDLSNQW, encoded by the exons ATGA ctctctgcccgtGCTTTGGTTCTCAGTCCAGACCTGCACATCCTGAGAATGGAGGCAGGGCAAAGAAGGCTGTCCCTAAAGCCGTCACTACCTTTGTGGCTAGTGGGGCTTCTCTGCTAAAGCGGCTGCAAGACCATGAG ggtgaccgAGTGGAGACATACCGGGAGCTGGAGAGCTTCTTGCAAGGAGACGATGGCAGTTTGCAGAGCGGTGTCGTGAACCGCCTGATAGCAGAGGTGTCCAGTGACATgcgagcagcccag GGTGTGACAGATGATGTGAAGATGGCTGCTAGCGACGTCCTGGTGGCTCTGGCCCGCTCCCACTTCCACTTTGTCATGTCTGAGCTCCAGAGCCACCTGAAGGCCATGGGGAAGGTCCCTGATGAGATTGTGCTCCTCACCTTGGGCAAAATGGCCCGCAGCTACG ccctgcggtGCATCCCCTTCGTGGGAATGACGCTGCTTGCCCTGCGTGCCATGCTGAGCCAGGTGGGGAGTGGCCGGATCCTGCGCGCCGTCTGCAGTG TTCTGGAGCAATGGTCAAAAGGGGTCAATACGTACTTCGGCAGCCGGGAGCAATGCCCCTTCCCTCGCAACGGGGAAGCGCAGCTCTGTGAAGACATTTACCCAGTCTTCCGTTACGCGCTGGTAAATTGGCTGGGCTGcgaggaagaagag gacaagcaggctgtgctcaggGCGGTGGCTGCCATGATGGAGGTCCTGCTGCGTGAGGAGCAGCACCGCGAGCatgcctgggagcagctcctctggctgctgcaccaATCTGAGGAGGTCCGAGACACCTCCCGGGTCAACAAG accttgttcccacagctccctgacGTGACCAAAGAGCCTGGCCTGGCCCCTAAGGCAGAACTTCCCCACTGCATCGCGCTGCAGG cacgaATATGCCCTGAGGAGACGGGCATGTTTCTGCACTCCCCGGAGAGCGGTGGGAGCAAGGCCGGTCgcgtggcagccctgggcctgctGGGAGCGCTGGCCCACTCTGACG cacctgcagtgagagagaagctgccccAGGTGGTGGAGGCCATGGGGTCAGTGTGCAACGACCCCAgtgcccag GTGCGGAGGGCAGTTCTGGAGTTCAtccgggagctgctcagctccggctcccagagctgctgggcatgggatgtggtggggcacGTCTTCAACGAGTTCAGCCGGACCTCAGGCAGACTG gtggcaggaggcctttTTGCCTGGGTAACACCGGAGGAAGGAGCTCTTCGAGCCCTGTGTGTGGACATCCTGGGCTCGCTGGACGTCTCTCTGAGAGGGATGACCAAA ctcctgtggccgAGGCTGCTGCAGTATGTGGTGCCAGCCCAGTACAGCGGCATGCTGATCCCGCTCTCCCGCTGTCTCCGAGCCCTAGTTGAGAGACGGGAGAGTGCAGGGTGTGAAGAAGACGAGGAGGAGCCTGACGCCGTGGACTCCCAGGAGCGAG cccggctgccggctccccaggCCCTGCTGGCTCGACTGCTG gtggtggcagcagctcctcacaaGAGCGGTGAACATGCCGtcgctgccttgcagctgctgcaggccctgCATGGCAGGATACACCGAGCCTTGGGGGTGGTGTGGGCGACCGagatccccctcctgctgcagtactTGGAAG ggaaaaccaagaggtccctggactctgcagagtgggagcatTGTGTGCTCAAG tTCCTGCGAGCGTCACTGGAGCCCATCGAGGACAGGGCCTGGACCATGGgcctgagccaggagctgagccagcagctgggcagctctgcccccggctcctgggagaag cttttcctgtacaaggcccttgggacagtgctggcagcttgtCAGGATCTCAGACACGTCCAAGGGCAGGTGCTGAGGTTCCTGCAGGAGACAAGCTTTGTGCAGCTGTCTGAAGCCCAG ggaatgatttctgttgtgtccCACACGGCTGAGAGCCACTTCCATCTGGTCTTGGACACGGTGACCATGTTCTCCGCTGCTTTCACCAGAAGCTGGTTTTATCGGACTTCCATGGGCTGGAAG aaaggtTCCAGGCAGCTCCTCGACCTCTCAAATCAGTGGtaa